A window of the Lactuca sativa cultivar Salinas chromosome 7, Lsat_Salinas_v11, whole genome shotgun sequence genome harbors these coding sequences:
- the LOC111919077 gene encoding E3 ubiquitin-protein ligase RSL1 gives MGNVNQKPQPNSQTLQQIEEEESASSTFTCEICIEPVTLPNKRFKNSNRCVHPFCTDCMIKYIQVKLEDNVSDIKCPALTCDHSLEPLSCRPKIAHQLFDKWCDVLCESAVLGLDRVYCPNRDCSALVINECGGEGNLKRCVCPNCKKAFCFRCKVPWHAGYRCEESGEMRDRNDIAFGVLSERNQWMRCPMCRHCVELVKGCAIVKCRCGIEFCYKCGKKVDHHWCNCRRSSTFCMWIFHLCIVILVLWPFFLLFTAITRKGHH, from the exons ATGGGAAATGTTAATCAGAAACCCCAACCAAATTCACAAACCCTTCAAcaaattgaagaagaagaatcagCATCATCGACATTCACCTGCGAGATTTGCATAGAACCCGTAACACTCCCGAACAAGAGATTCAAGAACAGCAACAGATGCGTCCACCCCTTTTGCACCGACTGTATGATCAAATACATCCAAGTGAAGCTCGAGGACAACGTTTCAGACATCAAATGTCCAGCTCTCACCTGCGATCACTCCCTCGAGCCCCTCTCATGTCGCCCAAAGATTGCACACCAACTGTTCGACAAATGGTGTGACGTACTCTGCGAGTCGGCGGTGCTAGGGCTTGATCGGGTTTACTGCCCTAACAGAGATTGTTCGGCTTTGGTTATCAACGAGTGTGGTGGCGAAGGTAATTTAAAGCGATGTGTATGTCCTAATTGTAAGAAAGCCTTCTGTTTCCGATGTAAGGTTCCATGGCATGCTGGGTATAGGTGCGAGGAGAGTGGTGAAATGAGGGATCGAAACGACATCGCTTTTGGTGTTCTTTCCGAGAGGAATCAATGGATGAGGTGCCCTATGTGCAGACACTGTGTTGAACTTGTCAAAGGTTGTGCCATTGTTAAATGCAG ATGTGGAATTGAAttttgttacaagtgtggaaaaaAGGTGGATCACCATTGGTGCAATTGTCGAAGATCATCTACATTTTGCATGTGGATTTTTCACTTGTGCATAGTGATTTTGGTTCTATGGCCATTTTTTCTTCTATTTACAGCTATAACAAGAAAAGGCCACCATTGA